One window of Mucilaginibacter inviolabilis genomic DNA carries:
- a CDS encoding sigma-54-dependent transcriptional regulator: protein MTIANVLLVEDENDVRLLLKRVLSLEGFIVYEAENIKTASKLLENENIDLVLCDVKLPDGNGVEFISKIKKAHPYIEIIMLTAYGNIPDSVQAIKNGAFDYITKANDNQRILPLLYRALEKVKLEKRVAQLEKQAADRYANFDSIIGKSLAITQAKTLAQMAAPTDAPVLLLGETGAGKEVFAQAIHSASKRSAKTFLGLNCSAFGKDILESELFGHKAGAFTGANKDKKGLIEEANEGTLFLDEIGEMPLDLQAKLLRVLETSEFIKVGDTKQVKVNIRIIAATNRDIQQEISSGKFREDLYYRLNLFTINLPPLRERQDDIPLLAEYFVKKLTRDAYQQVKGMTNAFVERLQKNEWRGNIRELRNVIERSLIVCRGTELSIDNLPVELQYHTALKANTLSAFDLSSVERLHIHRVLQYTKGNKTQAAKLLNISSATLYRKIEEYKIEEF, encoded by the coding sequence ATGACAATTGCAAATGTATTGCTGGTTGAGGATGAGAACGATGTTCGCCTGCTTTTAAAGCGGGTACTCTCTTTAGAGGGTTTCATTGTTTACGAAGCGGAAAATATCAAAACAGCATCAAAGCTGCTGGAAAATGAAAACATAGACCTGGTATTATGCGATGTTAAATTACCTGATGGCAATGGGGTGGAATTTATCAGTAAGATAAAGAAGGCCCATCCTTATATAGAGATCATTATGCTTACGGCTTATGGAAATATTCCAGACAGCGTACAAGCTATTAAGAATGGAGCCTTTGACTATATTACTAAGGCTAATGACAACCAACGGATCTTACCTCTACTTTATCGTGCGTTAGAAAAAGTTAAGTTAGAAAAAAGAGTTGCCCAACTAGAAAAGCAAGCTGCGGATCGCTATGCCAATTTTGATTCTATTATTGGTAAATCATTAGCTATTACACAGGCCAAAACGCTGGCACAAATGGCGGCGCCCACGGATGCTCCTGTACTGCTTTTGGGCGAAACAGGAGCGGGGAAAGAGGTTTTTGCACAGGCCATCCATTCGGCAAGTAAGAGGAGTGCTAAAACTTTTCTGGGCTTGAACTGCAGTGCCTTTGGCAAGGATATTCTGGAAAGTGAGCTTTTTGGCCATAAGGCAGGAGCCTTTACCGGAGCAAATAAAGATAAGAAAGGGCTTATAGAGGAAGCCAACGAGGGTACTTTATTTTTGGACGAAATTGGCGAGATGCCCCTGGATTTACAGGCGAAGCTGCTGCGGGTACTGGAAACCAGCGAATTTATAAAAGTAGGGGATACCAAACAGGTTAAGGTCAATATCAGGATCATTGCCGCAACTAACCGGGATATTCAACAGGAAATCAGCAGCGGAAAATTCAGAGAAGATTTATATTACCGGCTGAACCTGTTTACTATCAACTTGCCACCATTGAGGGAGCGGCAGGATGATATTCCACTGTTGGCTGAGTACTTTGTAAAGAAGTTGACTCGGGACGCTTATCAGCAAGTGAAAGGCATGACAAATGCCTTTGTAGAGCGGTTGCAGAAAAATGAATGGCGGGGTAATATCAGAGAACTAAGAAATGTGATTGAAAGATCGCTGATCGTTTGCAGGGGAACTGAATTGAGTATAGATAACTTACCTGTTGAATTACAGTATCATACGGCATTGAAAGCAAATACACTTTCGGCCTTTGATCTTTCCAGTGTTGAGCGCTTGCATATTCACCGTGTGCTGCAATATACCAAAGGGAATAAAACGCAGGCGGCTAAATTGCTGAATATTAGTTCGGCTACTTTGTACAGAAAAATTGAGGAATATAAAATTGAGGAATTTTAA
- a CDS encoding response regulator yields MNIQSTVLLIDDERRSGGWLGRILRLAGYICYRVESGLEALSLLEKEEIHVVMSDVDLPDMDFADFVRTVKIKKSYVEVIMLTTHASVHEAVKAIKSGAFNYLVKGLDNDVLLPLLAQAKENACAHYELSQHLKAS; encoded by the coding sequence ATGAATATACAATCCACTGTTTTACTTATCGATGATGAAAGAAGGTCGGGTGGCTGGCTAGGACGGATCCTGCGCCTTGCGGGTTATATTTGTTACCGCGTAGAAAGCGGATTGGAAGCCCTTAGTTTACTAGAAAAAGAAGAGATCCACGTTGTGATGAGTGATGTTGATCTTCCGGATATGGATTTTGCTGATTTTGTCAGAACGGTCAAAATAAAAAAAAGCTATGTGGAAGTGATTATGCTAACCACGCATGCCAGCGTTCATGAGGCCGTCAAGGCCATTAAAAGCGGCGCGTTTAACTACCTAGTTAAAGGTTTAGATAATGATGTTCTTTTACCTTTGCTTGCCCAAGCCAAAGAAAATGCCTGTGCGCATTATGAGCTATCTCAACATTTAAAAGCATCATAG
- a CDS encoding aspartate kinase, translating into MLTVEKIGGTSMSALRDVINNIIFYQIPGKNIYNRVFVVSAFAGVTDMLLENKKTGSPGVYHRLARYQDFSKPLKSVITRLKTINRDYAELGLDLAVADRFIEEHIRKAQKLLSNLANILASGYVSKESILQAAREILASIGESHSAFILTNILLNRGVCARLIDLSGFDDHHAFTIDQRIRHAFKGISLKDNICIVTGYAKGTEGIMREFDRGYSEVTFSKIATLLKPHEAIIHKEYHLSTADPAIVGIENCSPVGFTNYDITDQLADVGMEAIHPKASKPLEINGINLRIKNTFQPSHPGTLITREFICEHKRVEVITGTDKLLMIDIYDPLMVGAVGSDLKIMQILSQHHISYTFKTTSANSISVVIWERSFSRKLINDLEDDFEKVTIEQVALVCLLGTNMYQPGLLAKSALALTDKEINIKSAGFGIRKVNIQFIVAREDFKMAILALNNRMSLDYHNRCASGIR; encoded by the coding sequence ATGCTTACTGTAGAAAAAATTGGCGGCACTTCCATGAGTGCCCTCAGGGACGTTATAAACAATATTATTTTTTATCAGATCCCCGGAAAAAATATTTATAACCGTGTTTTTGTTGTTTCCGCCTTTGCCGGGGTTACAGACATGTTACTGGAGAATAAAAAAACGGGCAGTCCGGGTGTATATCATCGCCTTGCCAGGTATCAGGACTTCAGCAAGCCGCTCAAATCTGTTATTACAAGGTTGAAGACCATCAACAGAGATTATGCGGAATTAGGTCTTGATCTGGCTGTAGCTGATCGGTTTATTGAGGAACATATCAGAAAAGCGCAGAAACTTCTTTCAAATCTGGCTAACATTCTGGCTTCCGGCTATGTTAGTAAAGAAAGCATTTTACAGGCGGCCCGCGAGATCCTGGCCTCCATCGGCGAAAGTCACTCCGCATTCATTTTAACCAATATATTGCTGAACCGCGGTGTTTGTGCAAGGCTTATCGATTTAAGTGGTTTTGATGATCACCACGCCTTTACCATAGATCAACGCATCCGGCATGCTTTTAAAGGGATCTCCCTGAAAGATAACATCTGCATTGTAACCGGTTATGCTAAAGGCACCGAAGGGATCATGCGCGAATTTGATAGGGGATATTCGGAAGTTACATTCAGCAAAATAGCCACATTGTTAAAACCTCATGAAGCCATCATCCATAAGGAGTATCATCTTTCTACAGCCGATCCTGCTATTGTAGGGATTGAGAATTGTTCGCCGGTGGGCTTCACTAATTATGATATCACCGATCAACTGGCTGATGTGGGTATGGAGGCGATCCATCCCAAGGCCTCAAAGCCACTTGAAATCAACGGAATCAATCTGCGTATAAAAAATACATTCCAACCTTCTCATCCCGGAACATTGATCACCCGGGAGTTTATTTGTGAACACAAGCGTGTTGAGGTTATTACCGGTACCGATAAATTACTGATGATAGATATTTATGATCCCTTAATGGTTGGCGCGGTAGGGAGTGATCTCAAGATCATGCAGATCCTTAGCCAACACCACATAAGTTACACCTTTAAAACAACAAGCGCCAACAGCATTTCTGTAGTGATATGGGAGCGGAGCTTCAGCCGGAAACTGATCAACGACCTGGAAGATGATTTTGAAAAGGTTACTATTGAGCAAGTAGCCTTGGTGTGTTTGCTGGGCACCAATATGTATCAGCCGGGTTTACTGGCCAAAAGTGCACTTGCGCTCACAGATAAGGAGATAAATATCAAAAGTGCTGGTTTTGGGATCAGAAAAGTAAATATTCAGTTTATTGTGGCACGGGAAGATTTTAAAATGGCTATTTTGGCATTGAACAACAGAATGTCGTTAGACTACCACAACAGATGCGCATCAGGTATACGTTAA
- the hscB gene encoding Fe-S protein assembly co-chaperone HscB, which produces MNYFEFYGIPESFDIDATLLKKKFYALSKQYHPDFYAGEDETKQQEILELSTLNNKAYQVLSDQAQRMEYILKLHNLVSEGAKPQLPADFLMEMMDINERLMEVNDAKHLAEVTSEVLAIEGDINNKFTTLTADYTDLNHVAQESRLNEIAEIYFRQKYLLRIKESLDTFAARL; this is translated from the coding sequence ATGAATTATTTTGAATTTTACGGTATACCTGAATCTTTTGATATTGATGCTACTCTGTTAAAAAAGAAATTTTATGCGCTAAGCAAGCAATATCATCCAGATTTTTATGCCGGCGAAGATGAAACCAAACAACAGGAAATATTGGAATTATCGACACTAAATAATAAGGCTTACCAGGTACTTTCTGATCAGGCACAACGTATGGAATACATTTTAAAGCTGCATAACCTGGTATCTGAAGGGGCAAAACCACAACTTCCGGCAGATTTTTTAATGGAAATGATGGATATTAATGAACGTCTGATGGAAGTTAATGATGCGAAACATCTGGCAGAAGTTACTTCAGAAGTACTTGCTATTGAAGGAGATATAAACAATAAATTCACTACACTTACTGCTGATTATACAGATCTGAATCATGTTGCGCAGGAAAGCCGCCTTAATGAAATAGCAGAAATTTATTTTAGACAAAAATATCTGTTGCGAATTAAAGAGAGTTTAGATACATTTGCAGCCCGCTTGTAA
- the kdsA gene encoding 3-deoxy-8-phosphooctulonate synthase produces the protein MLFEQMRQKPFFILGPCVMENQELLYQVAEKVAEAGERYQVPVIFKSSFDKANRTSIHSYRGPGIEKGMEMLQNVKDRFGLPVTTDIHEPGQAAIAAQVVDILQIPAFLCRQTDLLVAAAQTGKIVNVKKAQFLSGHDMFYPAQKVIEAGNNQVILTERGNMYGYNNLAVDFRNIYDMKAFGHPVCMDCTHSVQRPGGAGGKTGGDRTFVPMMALAAKAFGADGYFMEIHPDPDNALSDGPNMVKLHDLDKVLAPLLS, from the coding sequence ATGTTGTTTGAACAAATGCGGCAAAAGCCGTTCTTTATATTAGGACCCTGTGTAATGGAAAACCAGGAGCTCTTATATCAGGTAGCTGAAAAAGTAGCCGAGGCGGGTGAGCGTTATCAAGTTCCTGTAATATTTAAATCGTCATTTGATAAAGCCAACCGTACATCTATTCACTCATACCGGGGCCCAGGCATTGAAAAAGGTATGGAAATGCTGCAAAACGTAAAAGACCGTTTCGGTTTGCCGGTAACTACCGATATTCACGAACCAGGCCAGGCCGCTATAGCTGCTCAGGTGGTTGATATATTACAAATTCCGGCTTTTTTATGCCGTCAGACAGATCTGCTGGTTGCAGCCGCCCAAACAGGTAAAATAGTAAATGTAAAAAAAGCCCAGTTTTTGTCGGGTCACGATATGTTTTACCCGGCACAAAAAGTTATAGAAGCCGGAAATAACCAGGTGATATTGACCGAACGAGGTAATATGTACGGATATAATAACCTGGCCGTTGATTTCAGAAACATTTATGATATGAAAGCTTTTGGACACCCCGTTTGTATGGATTGTACTCACTCAGTGCAACGCCCGGGTGGCGCAGGCGGCAAAACAGGGGGCGACCGTACTTTTGTACCTATGATGGCGTTGGCGGCTAAAGCTTTTGGCGCCGATGGCTATTTTATGGAGATACATCCCGATCCGGATAATGCATTAAGTGATGGCCCTAATATGGTTAAGCTTCATGATCTGGACAAGGTATTAGCCCCGTTATTATCTTGA
- a CDS encoding KpsF/GutQ family sugar-phosphate isomerase, which translates to MKDIARRVFDIEIESLQHVAGLIDDEFTKVVNVILNTTGKLVVIGIGKSGLIGKKIAATLASTGTPSFFLHPGEAFHGDLGMVSSNDIVMLISYSGETDEVLRIIPFLTWNKNLVIGVTGNPSSTVARNSHHHLNIKISREACPFELAPTSSTTAALVMGDALAIALMESRGFQQHDFARFHPGGSLGRKLLVKVKDLMRTDKLPFINEDAPFMELLLNMSAGRLGMVMVGDATYIKGIVTDGDLRRALLHHPDTSTLTVAEIMTSNPIIIDGDEFVSRAEQLMIEKKITTLLVGSAADRTIQGVYQIYNQ; encoded by the coding sequence ATGAAAGATATTGCCAGAAGGGTTTTTGATATTGAGATTGAGTCGTTACAACATGTTGCCGGCTTAATTGATGATGAATTTACCAAAGTAGTAAATGTGATACTAAATACTACAGGTAAACTGGTGGTGATCGGCATAGGTAAATCAGGCCTGATTGGTAAAAAAATTGCTGCTACACTGGCCAGCACAGGTACACCAAGTTTTTTTCTGCACCCGGGCGAAGCTTTTCATGGCGATTTGGGTATGGTAAGTTCTAATGATATTGTGATGCTGATATCATATTCGGGCGAAACAGATGAGGTACTCCGGATCATTCCGTTTTTAACCTGGAACAAGAACCTTGTCATTGGTGTTACCGGTAACCCGAGTTCAACAGTAGCCAGGAATAGCCACCATCATCTGAACATAAAAATTTCAAGAGAGGCCTGTCCGTTTGAGCTGGCACCAACTTCGTCAACCACAGCGGCGTTGGTTATGGGTGATGCCCTGGCTATCGCATTAATGGAGTCGCGCGGTTTTCAGCAGCATGATTTTGCCCGTTTTCATCCCGGCGGAAGCCTGGGGCGTAAGCTATTGGTTAAGGTAAAAGACCTGATGCGTACAGATAAGTTGCCTTTTATAAACGAAGATGCGCCCTTTATGGAGTTACTACTCAATATGTCTGCAGGTCGGTTGGGGATGGTGATGGTAGGCGATGCTACTTATATCAAAGGAATAGTTACCGATGGTGACCTGCGTAGAGCATTATTACACCATCCGGATACTTCTACGTTAACTGTGGCCGAAATCATGACCTCGAACCCTATAATTATTGATGGAGATGAGTTTGTGAGCCGTGCCGAACAATTAATGATCGAAAAAAAGATCACCACTTTGCTGGTTGGGTCTGCGGCAGACAGAACTATTCAGGGTGTTTATCAGATCTATAATCAGTAG
- a CDS encoding nucleotide sugar dehydrogenase — MIDQSSNQFSKKFVPPTSTQIAIIGLGYVGLPLAVEFAKKYPVKGFDIKQSRVDELNNAFDRTLETDSIVLSSVLTIDATGTKGLIFTSSVQDIASCNIYIIAVPTPTDQYNRPDLSLLVKASKSVGSVLKAGDVVIYESTVYPGATEDVCVPVLEQTSGLKFNNDFFAGYSPERINPGDKVHTLTNILKVTAGSTTEAADFIDGLYRSIITAGTHKAPSIKVAEACKVIENSQRDINIAFVNELAKIFNMMNIDTHAVLEAAGTKWNFLNFKPGLVGGHCTGVDPYYLAQKAQEVGYHPEIILAGRRLNDGMGSYVALEVIKLMIKNDISVKYSNILVLGFTFKENCPDVRNTRVIDIVKVLSSFEANCEIYDPWADPTEVKQEYGVDTIKDIHKLGGNYDAIVIAVGHREFLELNYSELKKNDLSVIYDIKGILEKDLVNGRL, encoded by the coding sequence ATGATTGATCAATCGTCAAATCAATTCTCCAAAAAATTTGTACCACCAACCAGTACTCAAATCGCCATTATCGGGTTAGGGTATGTTGGTTTGCCCTTAGCCGTAGAATTTGCTAAAAAATATCCTGTAAAAGGATTTGATATTAAGCAAAGTCGAGTTGATGAATTGAATAATGCCTTTGATCGTACCCTCGAGACCGATTCAATTGTATTGTCATCAGTATTAACAATTGATGCAACAGGAACGAAAGGGCTCATATTTACATCTTCTGTTCAGGATATTGCTTCATGCAATATTTATATTATCGCTGTACCTACACCGACGGATCAGTATAATCGTCCGGATCTGAGTTTATTGGTTAAGGCCAGTAAAAGTGTTGGTAGTGTACTTAAAGCGGGTGATGTAGTGATATATGAATCAACCGTATATCCAGGTGCTACGGAAGATGTTTGTGTCCCGGTATTAGAGCAAACATCAGGGTTGAAATTTAACAACGACTTTTTTGCCGGATATTCACCGGAACGTATAAATCCGGGCGACAAAGTACACACGCTTACCAATATTTTAAAAGTAACTGCGGGCTCAACAACAGAAGCAGCCGATTTTATTGATGGGCTTTACCGGTCTATCATAACCGCAGGAACGCACAAAGCACCCAGTATAAAGGTGGCTGAAGCTTGTAAGGTGATCGAAAACTCGCAGCGGGATATTAATATAGCCTTTGTAAATGAACTGGCCAAAATATTTAACATGATGAATATTGATACTCATGCTGTTTTAGAGGCCGCTGGCACCAAGTGGAATTTCCTGAATTTTAAACCCGGACTGGTTGGCGGGCATTGTACAGGTGTTGATCCTTATTATCTGGCACAAAAGGCGCAGGAGGTGGGGTATCACCCTGAAATTATACTGGCTGGTCGTAGACTGAACGACGGCATGGGCTCTTACGTAGCTTTGGAAGTAATAAAACTGATGATAAAAAATGATATATCGGTTAAATATTCCAATATATTAGTATTAGGATTTACTTTTAAAGAAAATTGTCCCGATGTTCGTAATACCCGGGTTATTGATATTGTGAAAGTTTTGAGCAGCTTTGAAGCAAATTGCGAGATATATGATCCCTGGGCCGACCCGACAGAGGTTAAACAGGAATACGGTGTAGACACTATAAAGGATATTCATAAGCTGGGTGGAAATTATGATGCTATTGTTATAGCCGTTGGGCATCGGGAGTTTCTTGAACTAAATTATAGCGAGCTCAAGAAAAACGATTTATCAGTTATATATGATATCAAAGGGATCTTAGAAAAAGATCTTGTAAACGGCCGCTTATAA
- a CDS encoding undecaprenyl-phosphate glucose phosphotransferase, translating to MIHRYATFIKAVNLTIDYIILNISMVISYFIEDRSYIFWINNRRYLPIVLVFNLIWLLSANITGLYEHVLNKDSIKTYRGVIKTYLLFVSFICFTIIILIGTKAYFITREYLFYSLALFGFLLGLWKLIFLTIRKSDRASLIDTRAVIIIGGGRIGSDLHSFFKQNPERGYSLIGFFDDRTEHTMDKRLYLGGTEDCISYVLNNKVDEIFCTLPNSEAQTIEKLMLDADKNLIRFKFIPEYYDYAKKPTFIQSFGHIPVISVRPEPLENMLNRSIKRLFDVAFSLFIILFVFSWLFPILAILIKLESRGPIFFVQERSGRDNKPFKCYKFRSMRVNKDSDKKQATRGDSRITKTGAFIRKTSIDELPQFFNVLLGNMSVVGPRPHMISHTQQYSQLIDTFMVRHFLKPGITGWAQIQGLRGETQTTQAMLERVEADVWYLENWSFLLDMKIIFLTVWNVVKGEKNAF from the coding sequence ATGATTCACAGATACGCTACTTTTATTAAAGCAGTGAACCTTACCATTGATTATATTATACTTAATATAAGCATGGTGATTTCTTACTTCATCGAAGATAGATCATATATTTTTTGGATAAATAACAGGAGATATTTGCCTATTGTATTAGTGTTTAATTTAATTTGGTTACTCTCTGCTAACATCACCGGTTTATATGAACATGTTTTAAATAAAGACTCCATAAAAACCTACCGTGGTGTAATTAAAACTTATCTTTTATTTGTAAGCTTTATTTGTTTCACCATAATTATACTGATCGGAACGAAGGCCTACTTTATAACCCGCGAATATTTGTTCTATTCACTGGCATTGTTTGGCTTTTTGCTGGGGTTGTGGAAATTGATTTTCCTCACTATCCGTAAGAGTGATCGCGCTTCGCTAATTGATACGCGGGCTGTAATTATTATTGGTGGGGGCCGGATAGGGTCAGATTTGCATAGCTTCTTTAAACAAAACCCGGAACGCGGTTATAGCCTGATTGGTTTTTTTGATGATCGAACCGAGCACACGATGGATAAACGCCTTTACCTGGGCGGAACCGAGGATTGTATCAGTTATGTGCTCAATAATAAAGTTGATGAGATATTTTGTACCCTTCCAAATTCAGAAGCCCAAACTATCGAAAAGCTGATGCTGGACGCGGATAAAAACCTCATCAGATTTAAATTTATACCCGAATATTATGATTATGCCAAAAAGCCAACCTTTATACAAAGTTTTGGGCATATCCCGGTAATATCAGTAAGGCCCGAACCTTTAGAAAACATGCTTAACCGGTCAATTAAACGATTGTTTGACGTAGCGTTTTCTCTATTCATTATTTTATTTGTTTTTAGCTGGTTATTCCCGATACTGGCCATTTTGATTAAATTGGAATCAAGGGGGCCTATATTTTTTGTACAGGAACGTTCTGGGCGTGATAATAAGCCTTTTAAGTGTTACAAATTCCGCAGTATGCGGGTAAATAAAGATTCTGATAAAAAACAGGCTACCCGTGGCGATTCACGTATCACCAAAACCGGGGCGTTTATTCGTAAAACAAGTATTGATGAATTACCACAATTCTTTAATGTGCTTTTGGGTAATATGTCTGTAGTTGGGCCAAGACCACACATGATCAGTCATACCCAGCAATATTCGCAGCTGATAGATACTTTCATGGTAAGGCATTTTCTTAAACCGGGTATTACTGGCTGGGCTCAGATACAGGGCCTTAGGGGTGAAACACAAACAACCCAGGCTATGCTGGAGCGTGTGGAGGCTGATGTTTGGTATTTAGAAAACTGGTCGTTCCTGCTGGACATGAAGATTATTTTCCTAACTGTTTGGAATGTGGTGAAAGGCGAGAAAAACGCGTTTTAA